The sequence GGAAATTAAATCTCCGTTCAATTTTGTTACTTCACGTAAATTATTCTTTCTAAACTTAGACGATAAAGTATTATCTAACTTACAAAACTCAAAAACACTACTATTGTTCCGAGATAAACCAATAAAGTTTTTTCTTGAAAAATTAAATAACATATTATTATGTTGATATTTATCCATATAAAAATAATTATTAAGACCAGTGATAATAACCGTCACTATAATCTCTTCCTTTACTGCTTCGTCAATAACAGAACCAATTATCATAGTTGCATCATCAAGAACAAATTCTCTTACTATATCACCAACCTCTTGAAACTCACCAATAGATATACTTTCATTGGAAGTAATATTTACCAATATTCCACGAGCCCCTGAAAAATTTGTACCTTCAAGAAATGGAGAAGAAATAGCTGATTCTGCTGCTCTACAAGCCCTATCATCTCCAAAAGCACTTCCTGTGCCTATCATTGCTATACCATTTTTAGACATAACAGTACGAATATCAGCGAAATCAACATTAATCAATCCAGGTTTAATAATTAAATCAGAAATACCTTTTACTGCTCTAAACAAAATATCATTAATAACTTTAAAGGCATTAATTAAAGTAATTTTTTTTCCAAGAACCGTAATTAATCTACTGTTTGGTATAACAATCAATGAATCAACATACTTACTTAATTGATAAATTCCATCTTCAGCAATTAACGATCTTTGCTTTCCTTCAAATAA comes from Candidatus Legionella polyplacis and encodes:
- the ftsZ gene encoding cell division protein FtsZ, producing MFELMETKKDNIIIKVIGVGGGGGNAINYMISKNFSKNNIEFIYANTDKQALKNSNVKIQIQLGETLSNGFGAGSNPNVGRESANESKDKIKEILFGSDMVFITAGMGGGTGTGASPVFAQISKELGILTVAVVTKPFLFEGKQRSLIAEDGIYQLSKYVDSLIVIPNSRLITVLGKKITLINAFKVINDILFRAVKGISDLIIKPGLINVDFADIRTVMSKNGIAMIGTGSAFGDDRACRAAESAISSPFLEGTNFSGARGILVNITSNESISIGEFQEVGDIVREFVLDDATMIIGSVIDEAVKEEIIVTVIITGLNNYFYMDKYQHNNMLFNFSRKNFIGLSRNNSSVFEFCKLDNTLSSKFRKNNLREVTKLNGDLISNERDSLDIPNFLRKKDEKSE